The nucleotide window TTGGAGCACATGATCCCGATGCCTCCTTGATCCCTAGGCTTCCAGATGTCAGGCCAGCTCACCATGTGGTATTTCTGTTTATTATGATCACCGGCCCAGTAGAAGCGGGACTGAATTTTGGCAATTTCATGGTGCAGGGTCTCGTGGAGGCTGTAGAAGCTCATGAGGAACAGGAGGAGGCTGGAGAGGGATGAGTTAATGAGAATGGTCCGAGCCGCCTTTGACAGCCATCTACCCTGCCAGGGTTCGATGCACGTTTGGAGTTTGGTTACGGTCGGGCACAGGTCCGCGACGGTAAGCCGAGAGTCGCTAATGGGTGTTCCCAGGTATGTTGTGGGAAAGGCGCCGAGGCGGCAGTTGAGCCGGTTGGCAATGGCAAGCGACTCGGCCGGAGAGTAGCCCATCACCATCACATCACTCTTGTAGAAGTTTATCTTAAGGCCAGACATTTGTtggaagcagaggaggaggaaCTTAAGGTTGGCGACATCCGACTCCGAGCCTTTGACCATGATAATGGTGTCGTCGGCATACTGGAGGAGGGAGATCCTGGAGCTGCCAGCCAGGTGGGGAGTGATTCCCTGAATGTGGCCAGCAGTCTTAGCCTTATCTAGAATGGCGGCAAGCGCGTCCACCACCATATTGAACAAGAAGGGGGAGAAGGGATCACCTTGCCTTACCCCACAGGAGGTGGGGAAGTAGGGCCCGATCTCCCCATTGATGTTCACGGCAGTACAACCGCAAGAGACCATCTGCATTACCCTGGAAATCCACCGGTCGTCGAAGCCCTTACGGAGCAATACTTCCCGAAGGAAGGGCCAACAGACCGTGTCGTAGGCCTTATGGAAATCAATCTTCAAGAAGACCGCCTTAAGGTGTTTAGCGCGCACCTCATGGAGGACTTCATGAAGGACTAGCACCCCATCCAGAATGTATCACCCTTGAATGAAGGCGGACTAGTTGGGGTGGGTAATCTGGTCAGCGAGGAGGGTCACCCTATTGGCGTACCCTTTAGCCAGAATCCGAAAAATCACGTTGATGACCGTGATTGGACGAAACTGACGAATGTCCGAGGCTCCCAGGACCTTTGGGATGAGAGAGATGATCCCATAGTTGAGGCGCCCGAGGTCGATAGACCCAACATAGAACTCTTCGAAGATGGCCATGATCTCCGGTTTGATCACATTCCAGAAAGACTGGAAGAATTTCACCGGTAGGCCGTCTGGACCCGGGGCCGAGGTAGGGTTCATGCCGCGGATGGTATCCCAAACCTCGTCCTCGGAAAAGGGGGCCGTAAGGACCGCGTTCTCCTCAGCGGAAACAAGCTGGCGGCTGGTCCAGCAGTCGAGGGCCAAAGATAAGCCTCCCCGAGGGGAGGCAGAGAAAAGGGTCCTATAGAATCCATCGACGTGAGCCCTGATGTCACGGGGGGACTGAAGCAGAGACTCCCCGTCCCAAAGAAGGGGAATGGTATTGCGTCTACGCCGACCATTCGCAATGGCCTGGAAGTAGGCCATGTTCGCATCACCTTTCAGGACCCATTTCTGGGATTCGCAAAGGCGCCAGTAGGCCTCCTCGTCGGTGTAAATGACCGTGAGCTGGTCCTCCAAGTCGTACCTAGAAAGCCAATCCTCAGGCGAGAGACCAACCGCATCAGCGCGCAAGTTGAGGGCCTGGATGGCGGACAGCAAGGTCTTCTTGTGCTCGCGCAGGTCACGTCCCAGGTTGGCACCCCATCATTGCGGGCGAGATTAACGAATTTGAGTGCACGGCCTGCATCGACAACTGAAGCACCACGATACACCCAGCTGGATTCCCTGCCGCGAGTAGAAGGGAACTTGTTCAGGGGAAACCGAAGGAAGGAGACGGCGGGACCGGCGTCTGCAAACACATCACAAAGGAGGATGCCTCGGTAGTAGTCGATCCATCATAGGAAATGTTTGAAGGGAATAACGGTGTCGGTCTGCCAATAACAGAGCCGCGAGACATCATCGGGATCTTCAACGCCGAGAATTATTGGTATTCGCATGGAGTTCCATTTGTCGCCAAGTCCGAGGCCAGCTGATGTACTACTTGAGTACAACACGCAGACGTCGGCATAGACCTTATTATGGCGGGTAGGGGAAACGCCGAGCTCTGCCACCGCAAACTCTTCGCCTTCGCCTCGGCGCAagaggcccatggatccgacggtCAGCATCCGCCGCTCCTCCTTCTCGCCAGGAGGTCGACGAGGCAGGCGGCAATCAGTGTGGGAATAATCTGGGTATGGCTCGGTGCAAGCTGGGAGCGCTATGAGCGAGGAAGGGTTGTTGGCGTTGTAGACGAAGAAGTCCTGCAGCACCACCCCGCCTAGTGCCGGCGTGCAGGCACCGACGCGAAACATGAAGAGATGGCGGTGGGCCGTCTGGATGGCTAAGGGCCTCTGTTTCGTGGGATCCGGGAAGCCGGGGAACTGCGCGTACATGCGGGAGATGAGCGGCGGCTTGGCAAGGCAGAAGGCGAGGCGGAAGGGGGCGTTCCATGAGGTGGTGCCGGTCACCCTGATGGGCGCCTTGCCGTCGTCTGGGAAAGACTCGTCGTCGTCCCTGCGAAAGATGAAGTACTCCATCATCACCCAGCTCGGGAAGGGGGCGGCGGCTATGGCCATGGCGTTCTTGAAAGAGATTGGGAAATTGGAGCGGTCTTTGTGAGGACAAATCAGAGCAGTCGCGAGGTGGTTTGCCTTAATCTATCTACTAACCCTATAAAAAGAAGAGAGGGGTAGATCCAAATAATCTGGAACGTTCATTAACAGCATCTAAAGGCCAGTAATCCTTCGATGTTTAACACAGCAAGCCACACAATTACGAACGCCGATTACGATCACTAATTAAAAGAAAACCACCCATCCCATAACCAGACGCCTCCTCCTACCCAAACTGCCCCGCCCCGCGCCAGTTATCCATCCACGCCTCCTCCTCAATGCTCCTCCTCCTGCCCCGTGCCCCGCCTCTGCCGGCCCTCCGCCATCGacgcctcctcctcccgcccccacGCCCTGCCACCGCTGGGGAGCGGGTGCCGCTGCTGCACCCCGCTGGTCGTCCTCTCCCTCCCCGCCACCGCCGAAGAGCGGGCGCCACGCCACCGCTGGGGAGCGGGTGCCGCTGCTGCGCCCCGCTggccctcctctctcctccccgcCATCGCCAGAGAGCGGGCGCCGCCGCTGCACCCCACCACCCTGGGGACAGGGTGATGGAGCTCCCAATACTAACCAACTAAAGATTTTAACTGCTTCCCTTTGTAGATTTTGAAAGAAGGAGATACGTCAAACCATGGGGAAGAGCAAGGCGTCCGCTAAGCCACCCCTATGACATAGATGAACAAGCTCGACGCTGTCTTTTCCTGCCCATTCTGCAATCATGGGAGCAGCATTGAATGCCGGATGTTAGTACTATCTTCGTGTGTTTCCATGTTAATTGGTTGATAATGGATGGCTATCAATCCATTCATCATTGTGAATGGCCTTTTTTTCTCTTCAGTGATATGCACAACCTGATTGGTGAGGCTACTTGTCAAATCTGCCAGGAAAGCTTCAGCATCACTGCAAATGGTACAGATACATAGAACTGTAGATTGTACATAGTCATGCCACTCCTTTATTTTCCTGTTTTTAGTCCGTGAAGCTCTCTTTGTTGAGGGTGAAGAGATACATTGGCAATTCATCCTCGTGGTTTATCAGAAAGAAAAGCGTCTGTAAGAACAGTACTGAATAATATCTGCACCATGCATCTCAAGAAAATAAAGAATCTTAGTCAAAACAGGAAACTATTGCTTGTCCGATTTGCAGTCCAAGTTATACATAGAATTGTAGATTGTACCTTCGTCAGACCGCCGTCCTCACCCCATCATCGTGCACCCCCGCCTGTCTGCTCACGCATTCACATTGAGGAAGATGATGAGAACCTCGGCCACGCCACCATCCTCTCCCCGTCATCATCCCTTTGCAGCTTTTCCTGTCCCGACCGCCGGAGCTTCTCGCCGCAGGGCACAAGCACCTTGCAATCGCGGTGTGCTTCTCCCCTAGTGCTGTCATATAGACATCTTGCAAGTAAGTGACCGTCAATCCAACTGTTGTCTTTCTCTGCACTAGATTTTAGTTGCTTTCTTACTTTGTCTTGAAGAAACATCATTTTTAAGTGTAATTTATTATAGCTCACAATCATAGATTACTGTAATGCATAATTACTTTGCATGTGTCAGCCATTCTGAATAGGGAACATTCTTACGGGACATCATGTTCACTTGGCATACTTACTGGATTGAGGAAGAAATTTTGAAATGTTTCTCAAACCAGAGTGTTTTATTAGTTGCGGGCTTTGGGTAGTTCAGCATGTTCGTCTGAGCTTAATTCAGAAGCTTGCTTTGTAATTATATTAAAAATCATTTTGTAAAATGATCTATAAAAGTTGAACTTCTCACCAAAATTATATCCCTGAAGTTAAATCAAGTGAAAAATTAGTGTCCTGCAGTGCAGTTACTTGCAGCTTGGACCGATCTGATGAAAAAATTGTTCTGTTGAAAATCTGGCAGATAGTTTTTCTGCTGGCAATATAATTCACTTGATTGGATGTGCTTGTTTTGGATGAAATGATAGAATCGGTGTTGTACTGTTGTTCTTGATTTTCTCACTTATTTAGTAGTGTTGGACGGGCATTCTATTCATCTTTTAAGACCACTTTGGAGATGGTACGTGATTGAAAAGGTCGGACTTTCCTGTTAGCAAGAGTATCTTATATGACCATGAAAATCTGATATGCTATTGTTCCTATAGATTCAATAACTCAGATTGAGTAACATGATAGATTTCATCATGCCTCACTATGAAATCTTGTTTGGTTGCAGTGCAAAGGTCAATTGAGAATTTGAGATCCTTTGTGTACAACTGTAGATGCTTGCTTGTCGACTGCCTAGAGACTTTGTTTCTGAAAAAATTTGTGCTGGATCGCAGGATGTCGCTGATATATGGTCGTTTTTGTTTAGAAAAAAAGTCGTGTTGTGTTACTGATTACGATAGTAGTAGATGTCAATCTCACAAGAGGATCTGTTCACATGGTTTCTGAAACTACATAGCATTTTATTAGTTATGGGCTGGGGCAGTCTTTGTGCTTTCCTCCCAAGAAAATATAAACGCTTAATGTCTCGATGCATTTGAAAAAGAGAATGGCAAAACAAAACATATAGTTTACTTAAGGGTTACATGAGTGCCTCTGAATtttaaaaaatggcagcaatagTTTCCTGTTTTGACTAAGATTCTTTATTTTCTTGAGATGCATGATGCAGATATTATTCAGTACTGTTCTTACTGACGTTTTTCTTTCTGATAAACCACGAGGATGAATTGACAACGTATCTCTTCACCCTCCAGAAAGAGAGCTTCACGGAGCTTCACACATTCGCACTGAGGAAGATGATGAGAACCTCGGCCACGCCGCCATCCTCTCCCCGTCGTCATCCCGTTGCAGCTTTTCCTGTCCCGACTGCCAGAGAGCCTCGCCGCTGGGTACAAGCACCTTGCAGCTGTGTGCTTCTCCCCTGGTGCTATCATATAGACATCTTGCAAGTAAGTGACCGTCAATCCAACTGTTGTCTTTCTCTTCACTAGATTTTAGTTGCTTTCTTACTTTGTCTCGAAGAAACATCATTTTTAAGTGTAATTTATTATAGCTCACAATCACAGATTACTGTAATGCATAATTACTTTGCATGTGTCAGCCATTCTGAATAGGGAACATTCTTACGGGACATCATGTTCACTTGGCATACTTACTGGATTGAGGAAGAAATTTTGAAATGTTTCTCAAACCAGAGTGTTTTATTAGTTGCGGGCTTTGGGTAGTTCAGCATGTTCGACTGAGCTTAATtcagaagcttgagtattctatagtctcacctaaatagcttggcgtaatcatggtcatagctgtttcctgtgtgaaattgttatccgctcacaattccacacaaatCGAGTGAAAAAATAGTGTGTTGCGGTGCAGTTTATTGCAGCTTGGACTGATCTGATTAAAAATTTGTTCTGTTGAAAATCTGGCAGATAGTTTTTCTGCTGGCAATATAATTCACTTGATTGGATTTGCTTGTTTTGGATGAAATGATAGAATCGGTGTTGTACCGTTGTTCTTGATTCTCTCACTTATTTAGTAGTGTTGGACGGGCATTCTATTTATCTTTTAAGACCACTTTGGAGATGGTACGTGATTGAAAAGGTCGGACTTTCCTGTTAGCAAGAGTNNNNNNNNNNNNNNNNNNNNNNNNNNNNNNNNNNNNNNNNNNNNNNNNNNNNNNNNNNNNNNNNNNNNNNNNNNNNNNNNNNNNNNNNNNNNNNNNNNNNNNNNNNNNNNNNNNNNNNNNNNNNNNNNNNNNNNNNNNNNNNNNNNNNNNNNNNNNNNNNNNNNNNNNNNNNNNNNNNNNNNNNNNNNNNNNNNNNNNNNNNNNNNNNNNNNNNNNNNNNNNNNNNNNNNNNNNNNNNNNNNNNNNNNNNNNNNNNNNNNNNNNNNNNNNNNNNNNNNNNNNNNNNNNNNNNNNNNNNNNNNNNNNNNNNNNNNNNNNNNNNNNNNNNNNNNNNNNNNNNNNNNNNNNNNNNNNNNNNNNNNNNNNNNNNNNNNNNNNNNNNNNNNNNNNNNNNNNNNNNNNNNNNNNNNNNNNNNNNNNNNNNNNNNNNNNNNNNNNNNNNNNNNNNNNNNNNNNNNNNNNNNNNNNNNNNNNNNNNNNNNNNNNNNNNNNNNNNNNNNNNNNNNNNNNNNNNNNNNNNNNNNNNNNNNNNNNNNNNNNNNNNNNNNNNNNNNNNNNNNNNNNNNNNNNNNNNNNNNNNNNNNNNNNNNNNNNNNNNNNNNNNNNNNNNNNNNNNNNNNNNNNNNNNNNNNNNNNNNNNNNNNNNNNNNNNNNNNNNNNNNNNNNNNNNNNNNNNNNNNNNNNNNNNNNNNNNNNNNNNNNNNNNNNNNNNNNNNNNNNNNNNNNNNNNNNNNNNNNNNNNNNNNNNNNNNNNNNNNNNNNNNNNNNNNNNNNNNNNNNNNNNNNNNNNNNNNNNNNNNNNNNNNNNNNNNNNNNNNNNNNNNNNNNNNNNNNNNNNNNNNNNNNNNNNNNNNNNNNNNNNNNNNNNNNNNNNNNNNNNNNNNNNNNNNNNNNNNNNNNNNNNNNNNNNNNNNNNNNNNNNNNNNNNNNNNNNNNNNNNNNNNNNNNNNNNNNNNNNNNNNNNNNNNNNNNNNNNNNNNNNNNNNNNNNNNNNNNNNNNagtaaaccaaggccgcttggcaagtctcggtcctatccggaaatgtttaatccccacacatgaaagaaaggtagaaatgacaaccggaggagaacgaagtgccggaatgcgaaacggacaacggggaaaatgctcgaatgcatgattTGAACACGTaagcaaatgcaatgcacatgatgacatgataagagatgcatgacaacgataacaacacacggagacaaagacccgaacccgagaaaataaaataacttaaggccggaaatggcaagagttggagtacaaattgggtaaatcatatccggggtgttacataggagcccctgcttgatcgaatcgctgacgttgttgagtctagaagaaaatgttttgagtcttaggattatatatattggagagtaggattctttttactcctcagtcccttcgtcgctctggtgaggcctcctaacgtagagttttgactcttctctcctcaaatttcatgatttttttaggatcacgcgggtatcttggaattgttccgatggttttgtgacgagaacattgttcctggtgcctcctgacattttggggttgtggcagtgtcccggggagttgagctctgaggtgttgtcgtcacaattttatcgttgcaattctggaatacctgagttcgccgacatcgaaaatctcctttatgcagttgttggtgagataacctcgacgccacccactacaggggcgggagttcgggagtattgccataactcgtataacggatgcttttcgaaggttgaggtaaatgatttccgaaggtttcttggttatgtgttgaaggatggatacaactggatgtaggatttcctagttttgggtgagatattatgcttcccctgtatccccaacacctgattgcataaccagaaagttttgggagttttgggtgagatattatgcttccccctgtaccttgttgctttattcttctaccttttttctaagtggcttctcaatttatggaaatgtgatgatttactttggaattcattcattcattcttgttcgaatcttaaggctatatgttgcaatttcgatccattgattcagcttgaatatatgtcttttaAGATGCTAACaaatgtcaacctcttcaggatggctcctccaacgcgtcagaatccggaacctccgccaccacctccacctccggaggcatgacaagctgtcatggccgccaccaacgccaacactcagatgcttttgcaactcttgcaagagcgcaaccaaggaaatcaaggccaaggcaacaatcagcccCAGTTTGCTACGCTCAgtcagttcctcgcaaaccagccaaggtccttcagcaactgtgtcgaggccacagacgccgatgactggctcgtggatatctacaaacattttgagtgtagcaatgtcaggtctgaggactttgtcaagtttgcttcgttccaactcaaagaccaagctgctgagtggtatcaacaatacaaggattccagaggaggtcatgtgattacctgggatgatttccgccgagaattcaaagctcaccacattccacaaagtgttgctgagagtaagcgcaaggagttccgcaatctcaagcaaggcagcatgtctgtttaccaatacaacatcctgtttcagaggctcgctcgcttctctaaacaagacgtccctgatgagaagagcatgatttatcaattcagaggtggcctcagagaagatctgcaattagctctTGTGCTTTCTGAGCCGACCAAGTgtgatgaattctacaacatggcactaagaAAGAGGccgctcagctcaagtgcgatgcttctaagaagagagtcagggatgcatctccttcttcttcttcttcaactcaagtggcagctaagcaatagaagttttggttgcctcctcctccgttccgtcagccttaacaacagaagagtaaaggtggcaatggatcttcccacccacccaacccaggctatcagaacaaagcgcGGTCtgatgctccaaggtcaagtgctccttatcaccaTCCGCTCTCataggttacttgcaacaagtgtcagcagaaagggcactatgcaaacaaatgcttcgaccaaaggcgccttccgcctcctcctcttgTGAGATCTGcgagcaatgcagtggtcaagcataatctgaagtctgcaaaggtcaacatgatgaacgcagctcaggcagaggactcttcagaagtgatcatgggtaatcttcctattaacgatattcctgcaaaagtcctttttgatactggtgcatcgcattgtttcatttcaagaccatttgcatctaagcatgagttgcttTTCCAAGATTTACCTAGGCAGTTATCAGTTGTCTCTctgggtaaattcatgaatgcaagctcTATGGTTCCAaatgtttctatcaagatgggcaactataaatttctgtcctctccaattgttcttggtaactcggatatcggtctaattctcggcatggactggctttctaagcacaaggctcagcttgattatgctgccaggcagattcaattgacacactcgtctaaggatgtgatcatctatgccgctcgtgatgataccattcgactgttttctctcaacgataagggcgagttggatgccatctctcagattctggtcgtttgtgaatatcaagacgtctttccagaagagcttccaggaatgcctcctcaccggccagttgaattcgttatcgatcttgagcctggaacggaacctgtttgcaaatgtccttacaagcttggaccagaagggttgaaggagctgaagaaacaactcgatgaacaagagcgtatgggtctgatcagactgggttcttctccatggggttgtagTGTTCTTTTTGTCatgaagaaggatggaacggaccgactttgtgtcgactaccgttcATTGCACAAGAAGataataaagaacaagtacccacttcccagcatcaatgagctattcgagcaacttaaaggtgctcaagttttctccatcttgacctccatatgggttatcatcagattcacattcgtgaacaagatatccccaagacaacattcataacaagctatggttcttatgaatatactgtcatgtctttcggccttgtcaatgctcctccaacgttctctcgcatgatgaacttcatcttcaactcttacacaaatgatttcgtcttggtATATCTCGATGATAtattggtcttttccaagaacaaggaggatcatgccaagcatttgagattggtgctggacaaactcagagaacatcagttctatgcgaagttttcaaagtgtgagttttggctcgatgaggttctctaccttggccatatcatctccgccaagggcatttttgttaatcctgagaaggtgtctgcaattgtgaattgggaaccgcctcataATTTCAAGCAGCTCCGCGgctttcttgggcttgcaagctattgtcgaagattcgttgagaatttctctaagattgcaaagcctctttccaacctcctctagaagcatgtcaagtatgtctggatgcctgaatgtgacatggccttcaacaccctcaaagagaagttagtcacagctccagttccgactcctcctaatgaatccaaaccattcgaagttttctgtgatgcctccctgcaaggtctcggtgctgtgttaatgcaagagaagaaagttgtggcctatacctgtcgccaattgaagcccaacgaaaagaactaccccactcatgacctcgagttggcggccgttgtccatgctcttttaacatggatacatctcttgttgggaagaaaagtggacatcttcactgatcataagagcctcaagtacatcttcactcagcccaacctcaacctcaggcagactcattgggtcgaaatgattcaagagtataatccgagtattgaatataccccaggcaaggccaatgtcattgtagatgctttgagcaggaaggcttactgcaacagcctAATTCTCAggcccttccaaccggacctttcTGAAGCTTTTCGTAAACtaaatctccaagttgttcctcaaggtttcatttccaaccttcaagtctctcccactttggaagatcaaattagcgaggcacaacttcttgatgccatggttaagaaggtgaaaaatgggattgccaagagccaacccaagtataagtgctatcgccttgatgacaaagatgctcttttcttcgaggatcgaattgtggttcctaagTGTGATCTTcggaaagtcattatgaacgaggctcacaattccctcctatccattcatcctggaagtacggAGATGTACCATGaactcaagcagtcgtattggtggactcgaatgaagcgagaaattgctcagttcgtgaatgaatgtgatgtctgcagaagagtgaaagcagagcaccaacggccagctggtctcctccaacctcttgctattccagaatggaagtttgaccatattgagatggacttcgtgactggatttcccaagtccaagtgtggcaatgatgctatctttgttgtcatcgacaagcttacaaaagtggctcattttcttcctatcaaagaatctatcacagcagctcagctggcagagctatacacccccaggattgtctccttgcatggCATTCCGCAGTTAATATCTtgagatcgtggaagcatctttacttctaagttctaggactcctttcagaaggccatgggaacCAACATTCGCTTTAGCAtagcctttcatcctcaaactagtggacaagtcgagcgagtcaatcaaattcttaaAGATATggtcagggcttgtgtcatttctttcggtatgaagtgggaagattgccttcgatatgctgagttctcctaccacaacagcttccaagcaagCTCGAGGAAGGCCCCATTcaagattctctatggcagaaagtgtcgtactcctcttaattggtcagagactggtgaacgccaacttcttggcaatgacttaatcacagaagctgaagaaatgtgcaaagtcatctGTGAAAATCTCAACGCTgcgcaatcacgccagaagagttactatgatagaaagcatcatgacttggctttcgagatcggagaccatgtctacctccgtgtctctccaatcaaaggtactcatcgcttcggtatcaaagggaagcttgcccctagatacgtgggtcctttcaagatcattggcaaaagaggcgatctcgcctatcaacttgaacttccgtccaactttgcaaacgtgcatgacgtgtttcacgtgtcacagcttcgcaagtgcttcaagacgcctgagcgcaccatcaactttgaagagattgatctccaagaagacctgtcttatcaagAGCATCCTgtggctattcttgaagaaactgagcgcaagactcgcaacaagtctatcaaattcctgcaAGTGAAGTGGCCACACTATTCCGActgagaagccacctgggaacgtgaggacaacctccgttccgaatatccggagttctttaagtcctagatcttgggactagatcctttcgtagtggtggagtgttgtaacaccccgaatgtaacttaccatatttgtactccaactcttgacattttcggctctaagttatgattttcccttcgtggttgggttttgtctttgttttgcattttttccatgtcatgcataatatatcatgtcatcatgtgcatctcatttgcatacgtgttcgtctcatgcatccgagcattttccccgttgtccgttttgcaatccgacactcctacgtcctccggcgcccccttttgcctcttttcgtgagcgggtgttaaactttcttggaatggaccgagattttccaagcggccttggtacaccaccggtagactgcctgtcaagtttcgtgccatttggagtccgtttgatactccaacggttaaccggggaaccgtaaaggcctctgtgtgttgcagcccaacacccctccaaaacggcccaataacccttccaaacctatcccatgtcctccgccgtcggatcacgagcgagtggtcgaaaactacacctcatttggacactcccacctccttctagGTATAAATAGGTGCACCCTCTCCAAATTTCGGGCGAAACCATAAAAAAAATCCTCCCCCaccgccaccggacacgtccggcctcGCCGGAcaggatccgccgccgccgcccggtgAATCGGCGCCCGCCACGTGTCCCCGTCGCCACCGTTCCTACCGCGCGCCGCTGCGGGCCCGcgcggcccagatccggcccgcggggcccgtcACCGCCGCCGACCGCAAGGACCTGCGCAGCCCCACGCCTTCCTCCGCCGCCCGCTTCCCGCCGGCGCCGCACTCCTCGGCCACCCGCTTCCACCGGCGCACCACCGCCGCCTTGCCCCGGCGCCGCACCCGCCTCCGCCGTCGCAACTCGACAACCCTGCAGCCCGGTTCCGGCAAGTCCCGCAACTCCGGCGACCTCCACTTCGGCCAGGTTTTCCAGCTGATCCTCGTTTTCCGCGCCACGAAACCTAGATCTCAGTCTGGAGGGGTAATTTTCCACTAGGTCTT belongs to Triticum urartu cultivar G1812 chromosome 7, Tu2.1, whole genome shotgun sequence and includes:
- the LOC125522288 gene encoding uncharacterized protein LOC125522288, encoding MNKLDAVFSCPFCNHGSSIECRIDMHNLIGEATCQICQESFSITANDCTFVRPPSSPHHRAPPPVCSRIHIEEDDENLGHATILSPSSSLCSFSCPDRRSFSPQGTSTLQSRCASPLVLSYRHLAKRELHGASHIRTEEDDENLGHAAILSPSSSRCSFSCPDCQRASPLGTSTLQLCASPLVLSYRHLASK